A stretch of the Poseidonibacter parvus genome encodes the following:
- a CDS encoding response regulator, whose protein sequence is MIKNNYENFKVEIILVLFTFAVILSFILTNKVLFGEKIKGIAVSNSINIYYEKQKIFEEFLDLSRNKLNSINNSNSFNDFLKSNDEEKIKDLFLALARTSVDIMQLRYIDKNGNEIIRLDRDKIASEVHFVEKEQLQNKKDRDYFYNSINKAQKVWFSNLDLNIENKKVQIPFNPTLRAILPLKKDSSFNGIVIINYFMEDFLKIFEESAIYNTILFDKNGNTLSHYEKEKSWGFYLDKKYNLNSEYKEEIQKALIYNKYEDENTFIKKFDFDISNELYILIELKEEYLKQLDNQELKENVIVSFIVFIFALISSMFLSKLFRGLTKTIVTTSDRLNDASLLVKLAYYKYSFKTNMITFDDNIFNLLNYKDIKKKSYYLEELDDFFDDEFLDKIKFKIKNIQNEDFFEFHNLDKNNKKLTFFTKFRAISKNDKIIELEGILQDITEEKILLKSFEKAKNDAENANEAKSKFLATMSHEIRTPLNGIIGLTKLALESNPNDKIKDFLTKSDISSSALLNVINDILDYSKIEANKLTFEKKSFEFDKLLLNVTNLFDYQAYQKQISLHINHDHRIPKILLGDHHRITQILNNLVGNAVKFTQRGQIEIKTSLIKKDEKLLVLKCSVEDSGIGISKEDQDKLFKSFSQVDDSTTRVYGGTGLGLSITKELVELMNGKIEVSSVKGLGTTFSFTFELEYENNFNFDNKHLKNKKFMIVDDNEIDIRLLENILNSWKVKSYSFLNSNDALKKLNEENDFDYILVDWIMDDIDGVNFVKQLKEKNSETSPKIIMVTAFEEDNLKAKLKEEKVKINNILRKPFTPSTIYNTIINFEETKKTNYLNNQKLEEKIIINAKVLLVEDNEINQMICQEMLKRMGLKVIVANDGIEAIKMCKENNPDIVLMDLHMPRMNGFNSSKAIREFNKDVPIIALTSAVMDEDKIAARKAGMQEHLSKPIDFDELLNTISSYLPNLITKEKKQSNEIHNLDKYVDRNELLNRVGSEELANQLLEKFALTYKDYGKELTNDFKNQDKLSKEIHKLKGVSGNLALKVLYKQCIKIEEELNLEKKEKLLNELIVELENITKLIYKKNKI, encoded by the coding sequence ATGATTAAGAATAATTATGAAAATTTTAAAGTAGAAATCATACTTGTTTTATTTACTTTTGCTGTAATTCTTTCTTTTATATTAACAAATAAAGTTTTATTTGGTGAAAAGATAAAAGGTATTGCAGTATCTAATTCTATTAATATATATTATGAAAAACAAAAAATTTTTGAAGAGTTCTTAGATTTATCAAGAAATAAACTTAACTCAATAAATAACTCAAATTCTTTTAACGACTTTTTAAAATCAAATGATGAAGAAAAAATAAAAGATTTATTTTTAGCTCTTGCTAGAACTTCTGTAGACATAATGCAATTAAGATATATTGATAAGAATGGTAATGAAATAATAAGACTAGATAGAGATAAAATAGCTTCAGAAGTACATTTTGTAGAAAAAGAACAGTTACAAAATAAAAAAGATAGGGACTATTTTTATAACTCAATTAATAAAGCACAAAAAGTATGGTTTTCAAATTTAGATTTAAATATTGAAAACAAAAAAGTTCAAATACCTTTCAATCCTACACTAAGAGCAATTTTACCTTTGAAAAAAGATTCCTCTTTTAATGGAATAGTAATAATAAACTATTTCATGGAAGATTTTTTAAAAATATTTGAAGAAAGTGCGATTTATAATACTATTTTATTTGATAAAAATGGGAATACTTTAAGTCATTACGAAAAAGAAAAAAGTTGGGGATTCTATTTAGATAAAAAGTATAATTTAAATAGTGAATATAAAGAAGAAATCCAAAAAGCTTTAATTTATAATAAATATGAAGATGAAAATACTTTTATAAAAAAGTTTGATTTTGATATATCAAATGAACTTTATATTTTAATTGAATTAAAAGAAGAGTATTTAAAGCAGCTTGATAATCAAGAATTAAAAGAGAACGTAATTGTTTCATTTATTGTATTTATATTTGCATTAATCTCTTCAATGTTCTTATCAAAACTTTTTAGAGGTTTAACTAAAACAATTGTTACAACAAGTGATAGATTAAATGATGCTTCACTTTTAGTAAAACTAGCTTATTACAAGTATAGTTTTAAAACTAATATGATTACTTTTGATGATAATATTTTTAATCTTTTAAACTATAAGGATATTAAAAAGAAATCTTATTATTTAGAAGAATTAGATGACTTTTTTGATGATGAATTTTTAGATAAAATTAAATTCAAAATAAAAAACATTCAAAATGAAGACTTCTTTGAATTTCATAATTTAGATAAGAATAATAAAAAGCTCACTTTTTTTACTAAGTTCAGAGCTATTTCTAAAAATGACAAGATTATCGAATTAGAAGGAATACTTCAAGATATTACAGAAGAAAAAATACTTTTAAAATCTTTTGAAAAAGCAAAAAATGATGCAGAAAATGCAAATGAAGCAAAAAGCAAGTTCTTAGCTACGATGAGTCATGAGATTAGAACTCCTTTAAATGGTATTATTGGTTTAACTAAATTAGCACTAGAATCTAATCCAAATGATAAGATAAAAGATTTTTTAACAAAATCAGATATCTCATCAAGTGCACTTTTAAATGTAATAAATGATATTTTAGATTATTCAAAAATAGAAGCAAATAAATTAACTTTTGAGAAAAAAAGCTTTGAATTTGATAAGTTACTTTTAAATGTAACGAATCTTTTTGATTATCAAGCATATCAAAAACAAATAAGTTTACATATCAATCATGATCATCGTATCCCAAAGATATTATTAGGAGATCATCATAGAATAACTCAGATACTAAATAATCTTGTTGGTAACGCAGTTAAGTTCACTCAAAGAGGTCAAATAGAAATTAAAACATCTTTAATAAAAAAAGATGAAAAACTTTTAGTTTTAAAATGTAGTGTTGAAGATAGTGGTATAGGAATATCTAAAGAAGATCAAGACAAACTATTTAAATCATTTTCTCAAGTTGATGACTCTACTACTAGAGTATATGGAGGAACAGGTTTAGGATTAAGTATAACAAAAGAGCTTGTTGAATTAATGAATGGGAAAATTGAAGTAAGTAGTGTAAAAGGATTAGGAACTACATTTAGCTTTACTTTTGAACTTGAATATGAAAATAACTTTAATTTTGATAATAAACATTTAAAAAATAAAAAGTTTATGATTGTAGATGATAATGAAATTGATATTAGGCTTCTTGAAAATATTTTAAACTCATGGAAAGTTAAATCCTATAGTTTTCTTAATTCAAATGATGCATTAAAAAAACTTAATGAAGAAAATGATTTTGATTATATTTTAGTAGATTGGATTATGGATGATATTGATGGTGTTAATTTTGTAAAACAATTAAAAGAGAAAAACTCTGAAACTTCTCCTAAAATTATAATGGTTACGGCTTTTGAAGAAGATAATTTAAAAGCTAAATTAAAAGAAGAAAAGGTAAAAATAAATAATATTTTACGAAAACCTTTTACACCTTCTACAATTTATAATACGATAATCAATTTTGAAGAAACAAAGAAAACAAATTATTTAAACAATCAAAAACTAGAAGAAAAAATCATAATTAATGCTAAAGTATTATTAGTAGAAGATAATGAGATAAATCAAATGATTTGTCAAGAAATGCTTAAAAGAATGGGACTTAAAGTAATTGTTGCAAATGATGGTATAGAAGCTATAAAGATGTGCAAAGAGAATAATCCTGATATTGTATTAATGGATTTACATATGCCACGAATGAATGGTTTTAATTCTAGTAAAGCTATTAGAGAGTTTAATAAAGATGTTCCAATAATTGCATTAACATCAGCTGTTATGGATGAAGATAAAATTGCTGCAAGAAAAGCTGGTATGCAAGAGCATTTATCAAAACCAATTGATTTTGATGAGTTATTAAACACAATTAGTTCATACTTACCTAATTTAATCACTAAAGAAAAAAAACAAAGCAATGAAATTCATAATCTTGATAAGTATGTAGATAGAAATGAACTTTTAAATAGAGTAGGGAGTGAAGAGTTAGCAAATCAACTTCTAGAAAAGTTTGCTTTAACATATAAGGATTATGGAAAGGAATTAACAAATGATTTTAAAAACCAAGATAAGTTATCAAAAGAAATTCATAAATTAAAAGGTGTGAGTGGTAATCTTGCATTAAAAGTTTTATATAAACAATGTATAAAAATAGAAGAAGAACTTAATTTAGAAAAAAAAGAAAAACTTTTAAATGAGTTAATAGTAGAATTAGAAAATATAACTAAACTAATTTATAAGAAAAATAAAATTTAA
- a CDS encoding response regulator has translation MNETKYKILVVDDEEINLQIIEANLQSDYIVDSRTSIKEALSLIEENLYDAFIFDINMDEMDGLDLCKIVKNYRKYIYTPVIFVTVVDEVEKIEKGFSYGAYDYITKPVNPKELKIRLKAHIKISKNQIELNENQLHLNEEIQKLTKELVEANKNVRISEEIFQGRETKFKYNDERIKENLNFSKVFDQRVLDMQEKLEKQKILLSEVKKSLG, from the coding sequence ATGAATGAAACAAAATATAAAATATTAGTAGTTGATGATGAAGAGATAAATCTTCAAATAATTGAAGCGAATCTTCAATCTGATTATATTGTAGATTCAAGAACAAGTATAAAAGAAGCATTATCATTAATTGAAGAAAACCTTTATGATGCATTTATTTTTGATATTAATATGGATGAGATGGATGGTTTAGATCTTTGTAAAATTGTAAAAAACTATAGGAAGTATATTTATACTCCTGTAATATTTGTTACAGTTGTTGATGAGGTAGAAAAGATAGAAAAAGGCTTTAGTTATGGAGCTTATGATTATATTACAAAACCTGTAAATCCAAAAGAATTAAAAATTAGATTAAAAGCTCATATAAAAATATCAAAAAATCAAATAGAATTAAATGAAAATCAACTCCATCTAAATGAAGAAATACAAAAATTAACAAAAGAACTTGTAGAAGCTAATAAAAATGTACGTATAAGTGAAGAAATCTTTCAAGGAAGAGAAACTAAATTTAAATATAATGATGAAAGAATAAAAGAAAACCTAAACTTCTCAAAAGTATTTGACCAAAGAGTTTTAGACATGCAAGAGAAATTAGAAAAACAAAAAATACTTTTATCAGAAGTAAAAAAATCTTTAGGTTAA
- a CDS encoding PAS domain-containing sensor histidine kinase, which translates to MKNFEENKFIDLIGKIPNVAVQGYDKERKVIYWNKASELMYGYTKKEAYGKSLEDLIIPDFMKEKVIALHKEWCNKGISIPSSELPLINKNGDTVYVYSSHVMLNEKSKNPEMFCVDIDLTEQKKQKDELEEKNKVLEYQSKMATMGEMLDNIAHQWRQPLSLISTTASGIKLQNDCGILDNNTISDSLGSIVDTTKYLSQTIEDFRNFVNGTHVKTIFNLFNTLKYSLKLLDGILKKNDIKVYLSTSLDDIEILGYPNELIQVIINIVSNSVDAFDNDVENKFIIIDIRKENSNVFIKIKDNAKGIDENIIDKIFEFRFSTKEKNKKSGIGLYMSNQLIKEGMKGSLKVKNSEYLHEDIKYKGAEFTIELASNIE; encoded by the coding sequence ATGAAAAATTTTGAAGAAAATAAATTTATTGATTTAATTGGAAAAATACCTAATGTAGCAGTGCAAGGTTACGATAAAGAACGTAAAGTTATTTATTGGAATAAAGCAAGTGAACTTATGTATGGTTATACAAAAAAAGAAGCATATGGCAAAAGCTTAGAAGATTTAATAATCCCAGATTTTATGAAAGAAAAAGTTATTGCTTTACATAAAGAATGGTGTAATAAAGGTATATCAATTCCTTCTTCGGAACTTCCATTAATAAATAAAAATGGTGATACAGTTTATGTATATTCTTCACATGTAATGTTAAATGAAAAAAGTAAAAACCCTGAAATGTTTTGTGTTGATATTGATTTAACAGAGCAAAAAAAACAAAAAGATGAACTTGAAGAAAAAAACAAAGTTTTAGAGTATCAGTCAAAAATGGCTACTATGGGTGAAATGTTGGATAATATTGCACATCAGTGGCGTCAACCACTTTCTCTTATTTCTACTACTGCAAGCGGTATAAAACTACAAAATGACTGTGGAATATTAGATAATAATACAATAAGTGATTCCTTAGGCTCTATTGTAGATACTACTAAATACCTTTCTCAAACAATTGAAGATTTTAGAAACTTTGTTAATGGAACTCACGTAAAAACTATTTTTAACCTCTTTAACACTTTAAAGTATTCACTAAAACTTTTAGATGGTATTTTAAAAAAGAATGATATAAAAGTTTATTTATCAACTAGTTTAGATGATATTGAAATACTTGGTTATCCAAATGAATTAATACAAGTTATTATTAATATTGTTAGTAATTCTGTTGATGCCTTTGATAATGATGTTGAAAATAAATTCATTATAATAGATATTAGAAAAGAAAATTCAAATGTATTTATAAAAATAAAAGATAATGCTAAAGGAATTGATGAAAATATTATTGATAAAATATTTGAATTTAGATTTTCAACAAAAGAAAAGAACAAAAAATCAGGAATAGGTTTATATATGTCAAATCAACTTATAAAAGAGGGTATGAAAGGTTCTTTAAAAGTGAAAAATAGTGAATATTTACATGAGGATATAAAATATAAAGGTGCAGAGTTTACAATAGAATTAGCTTCTAATATAGAATAA
- a CDS encoding F0F1 ATP synthase subunit C: MKKIVLLMLAIAGAAFAADGAVANETLKAYSVLAAGVGLGLAALGGAVGMGNTAAATIAGTARNPGLGGKLMTTMFIALAMIEAQVIYALVVAMIALYANPFLG, translated from the coding sequence ATGAAAAAAATCGTTTTATTAATGCTTGCTATTGCTGGAGCTGCTTTTGCTGCTGATGGTGCTGTTGCAAACGAAACTTTAAAAGCTTACTCTGTGTTAGCTGCTGGTGTTGGACTTGGTCTTGCTGCTTTAGGTGGTGCTGTTGGTATGGGTAATACTGCTGCTGCTACTATTGCTGGTACTGCTAGAAACCCAGGTTTAGGTGGAAAATTAATGACTACTATGTTCATTGCTTTAGCGATGATCGAAGCACAAGTTATTTATGCACTTGTTGTTGCTATGATTGCATTATATGCAAACCCATTTTTAGGGTAG